The proteins below are encoded in one region of Puntigrus tetrazona isolate hp1 chromosome 5, ASM1883169v1, whole genome shotgun sequence:
- the acacb gene encoding acetyl-CoA carboxylase isoform X3, producing MPSQTPTTDCSGEQSPPVDLKPASTTTGNEEIPPLATSDSTDQSKSTEEAVSNSFPMEASESDRPRFGSSVEAKKRMKFILGASEDNSSDDEPLVMGQAAKLQPESTETPNTLPSTSSEVVPPPNPLTCLRPSMSGPHLLKKGKEHRKMDMHRDFTVASPAEFVTRFGGNRVIDKVLIANNGIAAVKCMRSIRRWSYEMFRNERIIRFVVMVTPEDLKANAEYIKMADHYVPVPGGSNNNNYANVEMIVDIAKRIPVQAVWAGWGHASENPKLPELLHKSGISFLGPSSKAMWALGDKVASSIVAQSAEIPTLPWSGTGLRVAWSEEEQRHGRVISVPPELYVHVCVKDVDEGIASAEKIGYPVVIKASEGGGGKGIRKVDSSEDFPSFFRQVQAEVPGSPIFIMQLAEHARHLEVQILADQYGNAISLFGRDCSIQRRHQKIIEEAPATIVSTTTFEQMERYAVRLAKMVGYVSAGTVEYLFTEDGSFYFLELNPRLQVEHPCTEMIADVNLPAAQLQIAMGIPLYRIKDIRLLFGEAPWENTPINFESPESIPCPRGHVIAARITSENPDEGFKPSSGTVQELNFRSSKNVWGYFSVGAAGGLHEFADSQFGHCFSWGENREEAISNMVVAMKELSIRGDFRTTVEYLIKLLETESFRNNDIDTGWLDHLIAEKVQVERPDTMLGVVCGALQVADASFRESMSDFLHSLERGQVLPAASLVNTVNVDLIYDGVKYCLQVARQSPTTYVIIMNDSDIEVDVHRLSDGGLLLSYGGSSYTTYMKEEIDSYRITVGNKTCVFEKERDPTVLRSPSAGKLLQYVVADGSHVLATQPYAEIEVMKMVMTLHVQHSGCICFLKRPGTVLEPGCVVARMDLDDPSCIHPVKPNTEPLPSQEPLPVVGERLHQVFHSVLENLVKIMDGYCLPEPYFSQKLKKWLDTLMKTLRDPSLPLLELQEIMTSVAGRIPVTVEKAIRKVMAQYASNITSVLCQFPSQRIANILDSHAATLQRKADREVFFMNTQSIVQLVQRYRSGIRGYMKSVVLDLLRRYLQVEMQFQQAHYDKCVINLREQYKPDMTPVLECIFSHAQVPKKNVLVTMLIDQLCGRDPTLADELMVILNELTQLSKMENCKVALRARQVLIASHLPSYELRHNQVESIFLSAIDMYGHQFCPENLKKLILSETSIFDVLPSFFYHNNRVVCMAALEVYVRRGYIAYELNSLQHHQLQDGTCAVDFQFMLPSSHPNRGSSPTLNRLSVPVNDTGEFQAMRRQGSELFLEGALSPPCQRMGAMVAFHSFEHFKRCFDEVICRFADPLCESSLFSDGCSTFCDGESCKNMKENPIHIINVSIKQADTEDDDALVQAFTAFSNSKKTLLYEYGIRRITFLVAQKREFPKFFTFRARDEFHEDRIYRNLEPALAFQLELNRMRNFDLTAVPCAHHRMQLYLGAARVEEGAEVTDYRFFIRAIIRHSDLITKEASFEYLQNEGERLLLEAMDELEVAFSNLSTRTDCNHIFLNFVPTVIMDPSKIEESVRSMVMRYGSRLWKLRVLQAELKINIRLTTNGDVIPIRLFLTNESGYYLDISLYKEVTDPSTGQIMFQSFGDKQGPLHGMLINTPYVTKDLLQAKRFQAQTLGTTYVYDFPEMFRQALFKLWGPGDSYPKDVLMFNELVLDSQGRLVQMNRLPGDNEIGMVAFRMKMKTPEYPEGRDIIVICNDITYMIGSFGPQEDELFLRASELARAEGIPRIYIAANSGARIGLAEEIRHMFQVAWIDPDDPYKGFKYIYLTPQDYTRISASNSVHCHHVEEGGESRYIITDIIGKEEGLGVENLRGSGTIAGETSRAYKEVITISMVTCRAIGIGAYLVRLGQRVIQVENSHIILTGAGALNKVLGREVYTSNNQLGGVQIMHNNGVTHNIVPDDFEGVLTILQWLSYMPKSNQSPIPIMPPTDPVEREIDFVPTKAPYDPRWLLCGRPHPTVKGAWQSGFFDQGTFMEVMATWAQTVVVGRARLGGIPLGVIAVETRTVEVTIPADPANLDSEAKIYQQAGQVWFPDSAYKTAQAIEDFNREKLPLMVFANWRGFSGGMKDMYDQVLKFGSYIVDALREFSQPVLVYIPAHAELRGGSWVVIDPTINLQHMELYADRESRGGVLEAEGTVEIKFRKKDLLKAIQRIDAVYSRLAEQLGNPELASQERKDLEAKLKSREEFLLPIYHQVAVQFVDLHDTPGRMQEKGVITDILDWKNARSFFYWRLRRLLLEEVVKGEIMQANQDLSNGHIQSMLRRWFVETEGTVKAYLWDNNKVVVEWLENHLSQQDGTRSVIRENIKCLKRDYALKHIRSLVQANPDVTMDCIIQMAQNITPSQRAKVCHLLATMDNSTTS from the exons ATGCCATCACAAACACCCACCACAGACTGTTCAGGAGAGCAGTCTCCTCCAGTGGACCTGAAACCAGCAAGCACTACAACAGGAAATGAGGAAATTCCCCCACTAGCTACTAGCGATTCCACTGACCAATCAAAAAGCACAGAAGAAGCCGTTTCCAACAGTTTTCCTATGGAAGCCAGTGAGTCAGATAGGCCCAGATTTGGTTCCAGTGTTGAGGCTAAAAAGAGAATGAAGTTTATTCTGGGAGCTTCTGAGGATAATTCCTCTGATGATGAGCCTTTGGTTATGGGTCAGGCCGCCAAACTTCAGCCCGAAAGCACAGAGACACCTAACACGCTACCTAGCACGTCATCGGAGGTGGTGCCACCCCCGAACCCATTAACCTGTTTGAG gCCTAGCATGTCAGGCCCCCACCTGCTGAAAAAGGGTAAAGAACACAGGAAGATGGACATGCACAGAGATTTCACTGTCGCCTCCCCAGCTGAGTTTGTGACTCGCTTTGGAGGAAATCGCGTTATAGACAAG GTGCTGATTGCTAATAATGGAATCGCTGCAGTTAAATGCATGCGTTCAATTCGACGCTGGTCCTATGAAATGTTCCGTAACGAGAGGATCATTCGTTTTGTGGTCATGGTCACACCTGAAGACTTGAAAGCCAATGCAG AGTACATTAAAATGGCTGATCACTATGTGCCAGTCCCCGGTGGCTCGAATAACAACAACTATGCCAATGTTGAGATGATTGTGGATATAGCCAAAAGGATTCCAGTGCAG GCGGTTTGGGCTGGATGGGGTCATGCTTCTGAGAACCCCAAACTACCAGAGCTTCTTCATAAATCAGGGATATCCTTCCTAG GCCCTTCTAGTAAAGCCATGTGGGCATTAGGAGACAAGGTGGCATCTTCCATTGTTGCCCAGAGCGCAGAAATCCCCACGCTGCCCTGGAGTGGAACCG GTCTAAGGGTTGCTTGGTCAGAAGAAGAACAGAGACATGGCCGTGTGATCAGTGTTCCACCTGAACTTTATGTGCACGTTTGTGTAAAAGATGTGGACGAGGGTATAGCG AGTGCAGAAAAGATTGGCTACCCTGTGGTAATCAAAGCATCAGAGGGAGGTGGAGGGAAAGGCATCAGAAAAGTGGACAGTTCCGAAGACTTTCCCAGCTTTTTCAGACAG gTGCAGGCTGAGGTGCCAGGTTCTCCTATTTTCATCATGCAGCTAGCCGAACACGCGCGCCACCTGGAGGTGCAGATCCTGGCCGACCAGTATGGTAATGCTATCTCTCTGTTCGGCAGAGACTGTTCCATCCAGCGCCGCCATCAAAAGATCATAGAAGAAGCTCCTGCTACCATTGTCTCCACCACTACTTTTGAACAAATGGAGAGG TATGCAGTACGTCTGGCTAAAATGGTGGGCTATGTGAGTGCCGGTACAGTGGAGTATCTGTTCACTGAAGATGGAAGTTTCTACTTCCTGGAGCTGAATCCACGCCTTCAGGTGGAACACCCCTGCACTGAGATGATCGCTGACGTTAACCTTCCTGCTGCACAGCTGCAG ATAGCGATGGGGATCCCTCTTTACAGAATTAAGGATATCCGTCTTCTGTTTGGTGAAGCTccatgggaaaacacacctatTAACTTTGAATCTCCAGAAAGCATCCCCTGTCCGCGAGGTCATGTCATAGCTGCACGCATCACCAGTGAGAATCCAGATGAA GGCTTTAAACCAAGCTCAGGCACAGTTCAGGAGCTGAACTTCCGCAGCAGTAAGAATGTGTGGGGTTATTTCAGTGTAGGAGCAGCCGGAGGCCTACACGAGTTTGCTGACTCTCAGTTTGGACATTGTTTCTCCTGGGGCGAGAACCGAGAAGAGGCCATCTC AAACATGGTGGTAGCCATGAAGGAGCTGTCAATCAGAGGAGATTTCAGGACCACAGTGGAGTATCTCATTAAGCTACTAGAGACAGAGAGTTTTAGGAACAATGACATCGATACTGGCTGGCTGGATCACCTCATTGCAGAGAAAGTGCAG GTGGAGAGGCCAGATACCATGTTAGGTGTGGTATGTGGTGCTCTACAAGTTGCTGATGCAAGTTTTAGAGAGAGCATGTCTGACTTCCTACATTCACTGGAGAG gggtCAGGTCTTGCCTGCTGCTAGTCTTGTCAACACAGTCAATGTTGATCTGATCTATGATGGAGTCAAATACTGTCTACAG GTGGCTCGCCAGTCACCCACCACGTATGTTATCATAATGAATGATTCAGATATAGAAGTTGATGTCCATAGACTCAGTGATGGTGGTCTACTTCTTTCCTACGGTGGCAGTAGCTACACGACCTACATGAAAGAGGAGATTGACAG CTACCGCATCACAGTGGGCAACAAAacgtgtgtgtttgagaaagaGCGAGACCCTACGGTGCTCAGGTCGCCCTCTGCTGGCAAGCTGTTGCAGTATGTGGTTGCTGATGGTTCTCATGTTCTGGCTACACAGCCTTATGCTGAAATTGAG GTCATGAAGATGGTGATGACCCTGCATGTCCAGCATTCAGGatgcatttgctttttaaaaagacCAGGGACAGTATTGGAGCCTGGGTGTGTAGTGGCCCGAATGGACCTGGATGACCCCAGCTGTATTCATCCG GTAAAGCCGAATACAGAGCCATTACCTTCCCAGGAACCTTTACCTGTTGTAGGGGAGAGGCTTCATCAAGTGTTCCACAGTGTTCTGGAGAACCTGGTGAAAATTATGGATGGATACTGTCTACCAGAACCATACTTCAGTCAAAAA CTGAAAAAGTGGCTCGACACGCTGATGAAGACTCTTCGGGATCCATCTCTACCTCTTCTTGAACTGCAGGAGATTATGACCAGTGTGGCGGGGCGTATACCAGTTACTGTGGAAAAGGCCATTCGAAAGGTCATGGCACAGTACGCCAGTAACATTACCTCAGTGCTCTGTCAGTTCCCCAGCCAAAGG ATAGCAAACATCCTTGACAGCCATGCTGCTACGCTTCAGAGGAAAGCTGACCGAGAGGTTTTCTTCATGAACACTCAAAGCATTGTGCAACTGGTGCAAAG GTACCGAAGTGGCATCAGAGGGTACATGAAATCAGTTGTTCTGGATCTTCTGAGACGGTACCTTCAGGTGGAGATGCAGTTTCAGCAGG CTCATTATGATAAATGTGTCATCAATCTAAGAGAGCAATACAAGCCTGACATGACTCCAGTACTGGAGTGCATCTTCTCCCATGCTCAGGTCCCCAAGAAGAACGTCCTAGTCACCATGCTTATA GACCAGCTCTGTGGCCGGGACCCGACTCTTGCCGATGAGCTCATGGTCATTCTAAATGAGCTCACACAACTTAGTAAAATGGAAAACTGTAAAGTAGCACTTCGGGCCCGACAG GTGTTGATTGCCTCTCATCTGCCTTCATATGAACTCAGACATAATCAAGTGGAATCCATCTTTTTATCAGCTATTGATATGTATGGGCATCAGTTCTGTCCCGAGAACCTCAAG AAACTCATCCTGTCTGAAACCTCCATCTTTGACGTCTTGCCCAGTTTCTTTTACCACAACAACCGGGTGGTTTGCATGGCTGCCTTAGAG GTATACGTACGAAGGGGATATATAGCGTATGAGCTAAACAGCCTTCAGCATCATCAGCTGCAGGATGGGACGTGTGCAGTGGATTTCCAGTTCATGTTACCGTCATCCCACCCTAACAG AGGGAGCAGTCCTACTTTGAACAG aTTGTCCGTTCCTGTGAATGATACAGGAGAGTTTCAAGCGATGCGTCGCCAGGGCAGTGAGCTCTTCCTGGAGGGGGCACTGTCACCTCCCTGTCAGAGGATGGGAGCCATGGTTGCCTTCCATAGTTTTGAACACTTCAAAAG GTGTTTTGATGAAGTGATCTGCCGCTTTGCGGATCCGCTCTGTGAGAGTTCTCTGTTCTCTGATGGCTGTTCCACCTTCTGTGATGGGGAGAGCTGTAAG AACATGAAGGAAAATCCCATACACATCATAAATGTGTCAATCAAACAAGCAGACACTGAAGATGACGACGCTTTAGTTCAAGCTTTCACTGCCTTTTCTAATTCTAAA AAAACTCTGCTCTATGAGTACGGAATCAGAAGAATCACATTTTTAGTCGCCCAAAAG CGGGAGTTCCCGAAGTTCTTCACATTCAGGGCCCGAGATGAA TTCCATGAAGACAGAATCTACCGTAACCTGGAGCCTGCTCTGGCCTTCCAGCTTGAGCTGAATCGTATGCGTAACTTTGATCTGACAGCTGTTCCCTGTGCCCATCACCGAATGCAACTGTACCTGGGTGCTGCTCGCGTGGAAGAGGGGGCAGAGGTCACAGATTATCGCTTCTTTATCAGGGCTATTATTCGCCACTCTGACCTCATTACCAAG GAGGCCTCATTCGAGTACCTGCAGAACGAGGGAGAGAGGCTATTGCTGGAAGCGATGGATGAGCTTGAAGTGGCCTTCAGTAACCTATCCACTCGTACTGACTGCAATCACATCTTTCTCAATTTTGTGCCCACTGTTATTATGGATCCCTCAAAG ATAGAGGAGTCCGTCCGCTCAATGGTGATGCGTTACGGTAGTCGTTTGTGGAAGTTGCGTGTTCTCCAGGCTGAGCTGAAGATCAACATCCGCCTCACCACCAATGGAGATGTCATTCCCATCCGCCTCTTCCTCACCAATGAGTCCGGCTACTATTTGGATATCAGCTTATACAAGGAGGTCACTGACCCATCCACTGGACAG ATAATGTTCCAGTCGTTTGGAGACAAGCAAGGTCCACTTCACGGCATGCTTATCAACACACCGTATGTCACAAAAGATTTACTGCAGGCCAAACGCTTCCAGGCTCAGACCCTCGGCACCACGTATGTCTACGACTTCCCTGAAATGTTCAGACAG GCTTTGTTTAAGCTTTGGGGACCAGGAGACAGCTATCCTAAGGACGTTTTGATGTTTAATGAACTGGTCCTGGATTCTCAGGGGAGACTAGTGCAGATGAACAGACTACCAGGAGACAATGAG ATTGGCATGGTGGCTTTCCGCATGAAAATGAAGACTCCAGAGTATCCAGAGGGCCGAGATATCATTGTTATCTGTAATGACATTACCTATATGATTGGCTCATTTGGGCCCCAGGAGGATGAGCTTTTTTTGCGGGCATCTGAGCTGGCCAGAGCAGAGGGGATTCCACGTATCTACATCGCAGCCAATAGTGGGGCTCGAATTGGCTTGGCTGAGGAGATCCGCCACATGTTTCAAGTGGCTTGGATCGACCCAGATGACCCTTATAAG GGTTTTAAGTACATATATTTGACACCTCAGGACTACACCCGCATCAGTGCCTCTAACTCTGTCCACTGTCACCATGTAGAGGAGGGAGGCGAGTCTAG GTACATCATCACAGACATCATAGGGAAGGAAGAGGGCCTTGGAGTGGAGAATCTTAGGGGTTCAGGCACCATAGCCGGAGAAACGTCTCGGGCTTATAAGGAAGTCATCACCATAAGCATG GTCACGTGCCGTGCTATAGGAATTGGTGCATATCTGGTACGTCTAGGACAAAGAGTAATTCAAGTGGAAAACTCCCACATCATCCTGACTGGAGCTGGGGCACTAAACAAG GTGCTGGGTCGTGAAGTCTACACCTCCAACAACCAGCTGGGAGGGGTTCAGATCATGCACAACAATGGAGTGACTCACAACATCGTGCCTGATGACTTTGAAGGGGTGCTAACTATACTGCAGTGGCTGTCCTACATGCCAAAG AGCAATCAAAGTCCCATCCCAATAATGCCTCCGACTGATCCCGTTGAGAGAGAAATCGATTTTGTTCCCACAAAAGCCCCCTATGACCCTCGCTGGCTGCTGTGTGGACGACCCCATCCCA CCGTGAAGGGAGCATGGCAGAGTGGATTCTTTGACCAAGGTACATTTATGGAGGTGATGGCTACCTGGGCACAGACAGTGGTGGTGGGCAGAGCCAG GCTCGGCGGGATTCCTCTTGGTGTCATTGCCGTTGAGACCCGCACAGTTGAAGTTACCATTCCAGCAGATCCAGCCAACTTAGACTCGGAGGCCAAG ATCTATCAGCAGGCTGGTCAAGTTTGGTTCCCAGATTCGGCGTATAAAACTGCTCAGGCTATTGAGGATTTCAACAGAGAGAAACTTCCACTTATGGTGTTTGCCAACTGGAGAGGCTTCTCTGGAGGCATGAAAG ATATGTATGACCAGGTGCTAAAGTTTGGCTCTTACATCGTGGACGCCCTGCGTGAGTTCAGCCAGCCCGTACTGGTTTACATCCCTGCCCACGCTGAGCTGAGAGGAGGATCATGGGTTGTGATCGACCCCACCATAAACCTTCAGCACATGGAGCTCTACGCAGATCGAGAAAGCAG AGGAGGTGTTCTAGAGGCCGAGGGTACAGTAGAGATaaagttcagaaaaaaagaccTGCTAAAGGCCATACAAAGGATCGATGCTGTGTACTCCCGTCTGGCTGAGCAGCTAG GGAACCCGGAGTTAGCAAGCCAGGAGCGTAAGGACTTGGAGGCCAAACTGAAGTCTAGAGAGGAGTTCCTTCTTCCCATCTACCACCAGGTGGCGGTGCAGTTTGTGGACCTTCATGACACTCCAGGAAGGATGCAGGAAAAGGGCGTCATCACG GACATCCTGGACTGGAAGAACGCTAGATCGTTCTTTTACTGGCGTCTGAGGCGACTGCTGTTGGAGGAGGTGGTGAAGGGGGAGATCATGCAGGCCAACCAAGATCTGAGCAACGGCCACATACAGTCCATGTTACGACGCTGGTTTGTGGAGACAGAAGGGACCGTAAAA GCATATCTGTGGGACAATAACAAAGTGGTGGTAGAGTGGTTGGAAAACCATCTGTCACAGCAGGACGGGACACGTTCAGTCATCAGAGAGAACATTAAATGCTTAAAGAGGGACTACGCTCTCAAACACATCCGCAG CTTAGTCCAAGCCAATCCAGACGTGACCATGGACTGCATCATCCAGATGGCTCAGAACATCACTCCCTCACAGAGAGCCAAAGTCTGCCACCTGCTGGCCACCATGGACAACTCCACCACCAGCTGA